A single region of the Plutella xylostella chromosome 28, ilPluXylo3.1, whole genome shotgun sequence genome encodes:
- the LOC105389121 gene encoding tektin-4, whose protein sequence is MVTEADMAEIRRHLCPVICPTNKVDAPDKTYLQAGQLPENKQEYGPYVPGLIKPPVKKVYPPGAPPEYLPQPTDTTSGDFLTMGPIGPWASGHIDWTPQAGSTGVRPIVDGYSITRYSTGQWRENNLKILAPKHIDKARETKVKIQGDLDNAFAIIDSANDNSNKMLTKRIKDLIEAEKAAKKAVEDITEEIEILDKDRATLKGACKILMLPEAISKECLDLRTQRLEPDLVRDDAEQELITEVSLVGEIRRIFMETLNKVEEQMKYNRAAKALMESDWSDKISTVKVDKKNLSMMRDSTLLLFHPGVDRWTENSCPLEYWLHFCEESIRNCEEVRKKSENLRQDLMTAIVKGGQDLRTQADRTDAALAHTVEVTEAMCRKLEETLVQTLKETADMETFIDHLKESLRKVDASFKNVMTRLNSRNYSRPNVENCRDEAQYALMKECKDLREARESLKTQLRDAEAARAALMKYRGDLEKDIASKRKSLLIDGDRCVRARQWFPKPEEFASG, encoded by the coding sequence ATGGTGACTGAAGCTGATATGGCTGAGATCAGACGGCACTTGTGTCCGGTAATTTGTCCGACAAATAAAGTCGACGCACCGGACAAGACCTACTTACAAGCTGGGCAACTGCCTGAAAACAAACAGGAATATGGACCTTATGTGCCGGGACTCATTAAGCCTCCAGTGAAGAAGGTCTATCCACCTGGAGCCCCGCCCGAGTACCTTCCTCAGCCGACTGACACGACTAGCGGGGATTTCCTCACCATGGGTCCGATAGGCCCCTGGGCGTCGGGCCACATCGACTGGACGCCGCAGGCAGGCAGCACCGGCGTCAGACCGATAGTAGATGGGTACTCCATCACCAGATACTCCACCGGACAATGGAGGGAAAACAACTTGAAAATACTTGCACCTAAACACATAGATAAAGCTAGAGAGACTAAAGTTAAAATACAAGGTGATCTGGACAACGCTTTTGCGATTATCGATAGTGCTAATGATAACAGCAACAAGATGTTAACGAAGAGAATAAAGGATTTGATAGAAGCCGAGAAAGCAGCTAAAAAAGCGGTCGAGGATATTACTGAAGAGATTGAGATATTGGATAAAGATAGAGCGACGCTGAAAGGAGCCTGTAAAATCCTGATGTTACCGGAAGCCATATCGAAGGAATGTTTAGATCTGAGGACACAGAGATTAGAACCAGACCTGGTGAGAGACGACGCCGAACAAGAGCTCATCACTGAAGTTTCTTTGGTCGGAGAAATACGCAGAATATTCATGGAAACGCTCAACAAAGTTGAAGAACAAATGAAATACAACAGGGCAGCTAAAGCATTGATGGAATCCGATTGGAGCGACAAAATCTCAACTGTGAAAGTGGATAAGAAGAATCTGAGTATGATGCGAGACTCAACACTGCTACTGTTCCATCCCGGGGTGGACCGGTGGACGGAAAACTCCTGCCCTCTAGAATACTGGCTGCACTTCTGTGAGGAAAGCATCAGAAACTGCGAGGAGGTCAGAAAGAAATCGGAGAACTTACGGCAGGATTTGATGACAGCCATCGTGAAAGGCGGTCAAGATTTGCGCACCCAAGCGGACCGGACCGACGCCGCTCTCGCCCACACCGTTGAAGTGACAGAAGCGATGTGCAGGAAACTGGAAGAAACCCTCGTCCAAACCCTCAAGGAAACCGCAGACATGGAGACCTTCATAGACCACTTAAAAGAGTCTTTAAGGAAAGTAGACGCGAGCTTCAAGAACGTGATGACGAGGTTAAACAGTCGGAACTACAGCCGGCCGAATGTGGAGAACTGTCGTGACGAAGCCCAGTACGCGCTGATGAAGGAGTGTAAAGACCTTCGTGAGGCTAGGGAGTCTTTGAAGACCCAGTTGAGGGACGCGGAGGCGGCGCGGGCAGCCCTCATGAAGTATCGAGGGGATCTGGAGAAGGATATCGCCAGCAAGAGGAAGAGTCTGCTGATAGACGGCGACCGCTGCGTCAGGGCGCGCCAGTGGTTTCCAAAGCCTGAGGAGTTTGCTAGCGGGTGA
- the LOC119691988 gene encoding tektin-4, with product MSTPSPPKDCAQLCMDIGAFKKSDKDPQKIIEENNERNANAISPAIQTSGAGNYPLHEGLQPVPTEDQHLPQLRPGPDGAVDWTPLGDLTGTRPRVSKYSTSRYSLSEWKAHNDSVLDPTTIVESNIIDYNAKTAMMEAFGTIDKQQNENNKRLKQKAKDIFRWKVEVERSVKAITEEVQLLEAERQRLKGAARVLMLPESISKECLDLRSNRAIPDLVSDLAEQELIKEMNLVTDVRDTLERTLKTIEEQLQINKAAKQKIEYDFCDKQMAYNTEVTNIGLNTKSPTILFRPGATRFGDFTASVEYWEFFCRETIQDVETVRQRSIDLRGSLNAILINNGRKLRTQADKTDIAIAETVAITTELLTKLDKTLRNTLQRIADMESLIDNLKASVRKMDAAMKLAQTRLDNRNNWRPHGEAVRDQPHVGLIEEVKKIHGTVTSLLGQLKNAERVRTELMNKRTELENDIASKKKTLNIDRDRCGVIRSHYPSALELAGY from the coding sequence ATGTCGACACCCTCACCTCCTAAGGACTGTGCCCAACTATGTATGGACATTGGAGCTTTCAAAAAGTCTGACAAAGATCCACAAAAAATCATTGAAGAAAACAATGAGAGAAATGCAAACGCAATATCTCCTGCTATCCAGACATCAGGTGCAGGAAACTACCCCCTTCATGAGGGATTACAGCCAGTGCCTACTGAAGATCAGCATCTACCGCAGCTGAGGCCAGGCCCTGATGGCGCCGTGGACTGGACTCCGCTCGGGGACCTCACAGGGACCAGACCCAGGGTCAGCAAGTACTCAACCAGCAGGTACTCTCTGAGCGAGTGGAAGGCACACAATGACTCCGTCTTAGACCCCACAACAATAGTTGAATCTAACATCATAGATTACAACGCTAAAACTGCTATGATGGAAGCTTTCGGAACAATCGACAAACAGCAGAACGAAAACAACAAACGACTTAAACAAAAAGCGAAGGATATTTTTAGATGGAAGGTTGAAGTCGAAAGATCCGTGAAAGCAATCACTGAAGAAGTGCAGCTGTTGGAAGCTGAACGACAACGACTGAAAGGAGCTGCTAGAGTGCTGATGCTTCCTGAATCTATTTCTAAAGAATGTCTAGATCTAAGATCAAACAGGGCTATTCCAGACTTAGTGTCAGATTTGGCTGAACAAGAACTTATCAAAGAAATGAACCTTGTAACTGATGTGAGAGATACTTTAGAAAGAACTTTGAAAACAATTGAAGAACAGCTGCAGATTAATAAAGCGGCTAAACAAAAGATCGAGTACGATTTCTGTGACAAACAGATGGCGTACAATACAGAAGTGACCAACATAGGCCTCAATACCAAATCACCCACGATTTTATTCAGACCAGGTGCGACGAGATTTGGGGACTTTACAGCGTCTGTAGAGTACTGGGAATTCTTCTGCCGAGAGACCATACAGGACGTTGAAACTGTCAGACAAAGATCGATCGATCTTCGAGGAAGCCTCAACGCTATCCTCATCAATAACGGTCGAAAATTAAGAACGCAAGCCGACAAAACCGACATAGCTATCGCTGAAACTGTAGCTATAACCACTGAGCTACTCACCAAACTGGACAAAACCCTCCGCAACACACTTCAAAGGATTGCTGACATGGAGTCCTTAATAGATAACCTCAAAGCTTCGGTGCGCAAAATGGACGCAGCGATGAAGCTGGCGCAGACAAGACTAGACAATAGGAACAATTGGCGGCCTCACGGAGAGGCCGTGAGGGACCAGCCTCACGTGGGGCTGATCGAGGAAGTGAAGAAGATCCACGGGACGGTGACGTCACTGCTGGGGCAGCTAAAGAACGCAGAGAGAGTGAGGACAGAGCTGATGAACAAGAGGACAGAGTTGGAGAATGACATCGCGTCGAAGAAGAAGACGTTAAACATAGATAGAGACAGATGTGGGGTGATCCGGTCCCACTACCCCTCTGCGTTGGAACTGGCTGGCTATTGA